The uncultured Pseudodesulfovibrio sp. genome includes a region encoding these proteins:
- a CDS encoding ATP-binding protein yields MVRPNLRHTIILGIAIFTLAFGSIALLSLSNLGKLQEAVLLVERADDLRNLILEIRREEKNFFLYQDGSLFSVGRENLNRAETILDELSGEIARLHGGTHGTDLARGMRQYGELLTRFSNASNDIGENSPAAHALRETGQNLVEHSRAIAELERDNILGINQRLRLTLFISMGVVALVVLALVFFVSKSILGPLAQVQEATRRIAQGTFVPLAVREDGDEIQQVFVALNSMVDELKKRQTQLVQAQKLSSIGTLASGIAHQLNNPLNNISTSAQILVEETGGKDEFADKMMTNITQETLRARDIVKGLLEFSRHKDFSPAPCNLREVLESAVRLVSGQLGPRIKVDISVPDDVTLYLDRQRFQEALLNLIINSIQAIGEEDGTIRIETSRETDHKVLTISDNGPGMPPETLQRIFDPFFSTKEVGQGTGLGLYIVYGIIEEHRGTILVDSTPGEGTSFIIKLPLEPEENA; encoded by the coding sequence ATGGTCAGACCCAATCTGAGACATACCATCATACTCGGCATAGCCATCTTCACCCTGGCCTTCGGCAGCATCGCCCTGCTCTCCCTGTCCAATCTGGGCAAGTTGCAGGAGGCGGTTCTCCTGGTGGAGCGGGCTGACGACCTGCGCAACCTGATTCTTGAAATCCGGCGGGAAGAGAAAAACTTCTTCCTCTACCAGGACGGGTCCCTCTTTTCCGTGGGCCGGGAGAATCTCAACCGGGCCGAGACCATCCTCGATGAACTCTCCGGCGAAATAGCCCGCCTCCACGGGGGTACGCACGGCACCGACCTTGCCCGGGGCATGCGCCAATACGGGGAACTGCTGACCCGGTTCAGCAACGCGTCAAACGACATCGGCGAAAACAGCCCGGCCGCCCACGCCCTGCGCGAGACCGGCCAGAACCTGGTGGAGCATTCCCGAGCCATCGCCGAGCTTGAGCGGGACAACATCCTGGGAATCAACCAGCGGCTGCGCCTGACCCTGTTTATCTCCATGGGCGTCGTCGCCCTGGTGGTCCTGGCCCTGGTCTTCTTCGTGTCCAAATCCATCCTCGGGCCGCTCGCCCAGGTCCAGGAGGCCACGCGCCGCATCGCCCAAGGGACCTTTGTTCCCCTGGCCGTGCGCGAGGACGGCGACGAAATCCAGCAGGTCTTCGTAGCCCTCAACTCCATGGTGGACGAGCTCAAGAAACGCCAGACCCAACTTGTCCAGGCCCAAAAACTTTCTTCGATAGGCACGCTGGCCTCGGGCATAGCCCACCAGTTGAACAACCCCCTGAACAACATCTCCACCTCGGCCCAGATCCTGGTCGAGGAGACCGGCGGCAAGGACGAATTCGCAGACAAGATGATGACCAACATCACCCAGGAGACCCTGCGCGCCCGCGACATCGTCAAGGGACTGCTCGAATTCTCCCGGCACAAGGATTTTTCGCCCGCACCGTGCAACCTGAGGGAAGTCCTGGAGAGCGCCGTGCGTCTGGTTTCCGGCCAGCTCGGACCGCGTATCAAGGTGGACATCAGTGTGCCGGACGACGTCACCCTGTATCTGGACAGGCAGCGCTTCCAGGAGGCTCTGCTCAACCTGATCATCAATTCCATACAGGCCATCGGCGAGGAAGACGGGACCATCCGCATCGAGACCTCGCGCGAGACGGATCACAAAGTCCTGACCATTTCCGACAACGGACCGGGCATGCCCCCGGAGACCCTGCAACGCATCTTCGACCCGTTCTTCTCCACCAAGGAAGTGGGGCAGGGAACGGGACTGGGCCTATACATAGTCTACGGCATAATCGAGGAACACCGGGGCACCATCCTGGTTGACTCCACCCCCGGCGAGGGGACTTCCTTCATCATCAAACTCCCCCTTGAGCCCGAGGAGAACGCATGA
- a CDS encoding TetR/AcrR family transcriptional regulator: MKDDNEKEQRILDTAAELFSRQPFHKVLLSDVARAAAVGKGTLYLYFKSKDDLYFAVLFREFSTLIESMRQFLEESPLRPDEQLAGVVRILAEHFYARAFNMELLGFVVTCPVTDEWKQLRADLWGLFEGIIRNGIQKGVFQDASPELTARYISGLVRAVCMFAPENSDLDSVCAHASGFVMRGLGLGK, from the coding sequence ATGAAGGATGACAACGAAAAGGAACAGCGAATCCTTGATACGGCGGCCGAGCTTTTTTCCCGACAGCCGTTCCACAAGGTCCTGTTGAGCGACGTCGCCCGCGCGGCGGCGGTGGGCAAGGGTACCCTGTACCTCTATTTCAAGAGCAAGGACGATCTCTACTTCGCGGTTCTGTTCCGTGAGTTCTCCACCCTGATCGAGTCCATGCGACAGTTCCTTGAGGAGAGCCCGCTCAGGCCTGACGAACAACTGGCCGGTGTCGTCCGCATTCTGGCCGAGCACTTCTATGCCCGGGCCTTCAATATGGAGTTGTTGGGCTTCGTGGTCACCTGTCCCGTGACCGACGAGTGGAAACAGCTCCGTGCCGATCTGTGGGGCCTGTTCGAGGGGATCATCCGAAACGGCATCCAAAAGGGTGTGTTCCAGGATGCGTCCCCGGAGCTGACGGCCCGTTATATCTCCGGTCTGGTCCGGGCGGTCTGCATGTTTGCGCCCGAGAATTCCGATCTGGATTCGGTCTGCGCGCACGCCAGCGGATTTGTCATGCGCGGGCTTGGTCTGGGAAAGTAA